The nucleotide sequence TTGGGGGAGCAGCGTCAGACacctttctctttttgttCCGTTGCCAGGAATTACTGGAGGCTACTGGAGCGAGTCTAGTAGGGTTGGTTGTTGCGGATGGGTCCCCTGTCATCCATGAGCGAGCGCGACCACCAAGGAGGAAATTGACAGTTTGGTTGGAGGAAGCGATCTGTTGAGCATCGGGTGAAGGGTTAGCCCGTGACTGATTCGACTTTGAGGTATGTGGCATTTCACGGATGTATGGTTTTTTTTTGTATGAAGGTCTGGGTCACGATGTAGAGTTGCTGCGAAACCTGGGCGCGGAACACTACTTGAAATCATGCTTCAACGTCGCCGCTTTTTGAAGTCGAGTGCCGCAAAGTCAATCATGGTTCAGCGAAGTGAATTCGCACGATCAAGGCAGCGAGGGTCGTGAATCAACATCGAGAGCGAAGTGGTTTGAGGTGAGTGAAGTCAAGCACAAGACAAGGCAAATAGCGATGTTGTCAGCGCAGCTCGACGAGCAAAACCAACCCAATAGCACAGCCTGCGGCGGAAGAAATTTGAGGTCGAAGAAAGGTCGATATCAAGAGCAGCAGACTTATCAGAGGGTTGGGTGAGGTAGGTAGATGGTTGGATGGTTGGATGGTTAGATGactggatggatgggagATGTGTGAATATTGTTGGTCGGAGGCAAGCGGAGAAACCCTGTGGCATCGCCAATGATTAAACCTAGGTGGCAGCCCAATTTCGAATAACGTTAGTTGCTAATAATGGGAAAGGCGCAAGCGCAAGGCAGGCGAGCCTTCCATGGCAGAGATATTATTGAACAAAGGAaaataggtaaggtaggtagatatCTTGGGTGGCGCCAACCGACCTTACGAAGAAAGGCTTCAGCtatcaacaaacaaacaaagaaACGAGGGGAAGAGCAAACCTAagaggtaggtaaggtaccttaggtacctgcGACAAATACGCAATACATGCATACATGGTAGGTACTTTCCTACCTACGTCTTGTAGTTCTGAGGGCGTATGTCGCTGCAGCCAGCCGATATTCAAGTTCTCGAGTGGCTGATGGGTACTTACCTACTACCCAGTactagtaggtacctacctaggtattctTGGTGGAAGTCTTCATTAATGTTCACAATTGCACTGCATGTCTCAGGCCTACAGCATGAACCATATGCCCCATTGTGAACTTATTCCAAAATAGATGTTTATCGACGTCTGTATCTGTACCCTTGaatgttttctttcttatcGAGATGCTCCCTCTCAAAAGACCAAGTTTGAATTTAAACTACCGCAATTTTCGGTTAGACCATTGCTTGGGGTACATTATCATATTACGTATGTGACTCAGCGCAACTACCTACCTCTACCTACTAGGTTAAGTATGGACCCTTCCTTTTTGTCTGAGAAAAAAAGTGTGAGAGCGGGGAgaatgtgatgtgatgtgatctTGGCATTGACGTTGGCGTTGACTGGGTTCTCGTTTATTTAAACTCTGGTGAACTAACTTAAAAACGTCCTATGTGCCTAGTAGGATGGATTTGTCCATTATCGTACACCATAACATTGGATTCGTCGTTGATTATTTGCCTCGAATCGTTGGCTTGGATACACACCGTGTGGAATTCCACTTCTCACCACACGACGACTTATGTTGCCTTTTGCTTCAGCCAGCCAAAAGTCTTGTTGTGCACAAGCTATATCGGTTTGAAGAATTATGCGTTACACGACCTGCACCGTGCCTCGTTTCCTCATATGAATGACAAGTAATCGGAAGTAGATTGGCTGGTTGATAACCAAAGCCCCGTGAGTTCAACAACACTGTAATTTCCGTTTGCTACAAACCGTCTGCTCATATAAAAGCAGGCCCCTATCACAATTCCGGAGAGCCATGATCATGCTAAGGTTGGGATAGATTATCAAGACAGAGCAAACAATCCTGTAAGTAGGTTGTCATAGCAAGTACATGCCAACGATAGCTCGTCCTCAAAGGTGACTGTCTACCACCCAGGATTATAATTCAGCTTGACATGGGTATCAATGGGGCCTGGCCCCAGGGAGCatgaaaacaccgaaccttgatgtacggtgtcgaaataaacttagtaaatagaGTACTAAATTTAGGCTAAGTTTacataagtatttttatcatttaggGTTAAGGtactgagttttctttcctcccctagcctgGGTACCTGATATGAATGCCAATAAACAATAGCCAGTTTGTTGCGCCAGGATCTTTGATTGCACGAtaactaccttaggtaaggtaccttacatAACTAGTGCTAAGTCACGATAGCattccttcctcttctcatAATGTATATACTGTCAATAGATGGGAACAGTAAGAACGAGTTCCTCCTCTACCCCATTCCATATGTCTGAGTTGTTCGACAAGTCTGATGACTCTGCAATGCCCGTACCCGTGACTGCCGGTCAACGCAATAAGCTCAATATTCGGCCATATCTGTTTGCCTTGTAGGCTTGTACGACTTGAGAGCTGGCCGTGATCCCGCATTATCACCAATTTGCGGCATCGCCAGCATGTACAACCACTCCATTCTTCAATAATcttatcaacttcatcaactaGTTGGGCTTTTCGTCAAACTGGGTGATCGCTGCTCAGGAAAGAGGCCTCTTGCTCAAAGCCATTGAGGCAATATACAAAGTCAAGGCAACGACACCTGCTCCCGCTCATGTCGAGTCCGCTTTGCTGGCTTCCTAAAATAGTATCTGCAAACTCGACCACATCATCCAATCCCAGGAGCTCcaggactggactggactggaggTCGATACACTGTATGGAATATAGTATTTGCTACCTCCGCCAGCAAGTCAAATCCCATCCCATGATCCATTCTGCTTCTGTCGAACCGTTGATTACCGAAAGTTTCTCACCTGCTTGTTTGAATATTTCACGACAAACAACCTTGAGTTTTCCGGCGTTTTGATACGATCGGCCGTGCGTGTTGTGACCTAGCCTACATCCCTTTATCGAAGCCATATGTTAAGACCTGGCCACCAGGGAGCAAGAATCGGGGCGCCAAAATAAACTGGTCTCGAGGCTATCTAAGATATACTTAAGCTTGCCCAAGTTTTTTCGTCACTTGCATTAGGAAAAAAACCCTCCCCTTGCTCGGTCGCACCAATCGCAGCCTTCCACGCTAAGATACCCAGGCATCTCGCCTTGTTCAGGGACCACGCACTTCACACTTCTTCCCCAACCGCGACAACTGCTCCACCCCAGCAAAGCATTCGTACCTTAGCGCACCACTCGAGCGCACTATCATAGCGCACCACCTCAGCCACGGCCGGGTTTGGTGTGTCTgtctcctcaagctcttatACCCAACTTACGCATCATCTCCAGCTCTTTCGCTGTGGAGAGTCGAACCGACCGAACCCAGCTCTGGCAATACGGCAACGGAGTATTGGCTCGGTGGATGGCGTACAAGTCAGACTTCGTTCTGTTTCCCTCACTCTACAGACAAGCCTCTCTTGGCTGGCTACCCGCTGTAACTATCAGGCTCGGTCCCGCGCCACCGTCAGGTTCCGCAGAGTTTCCAACCGCCCTTAAACTGCCACTCCATTCCTCCCTGCACGGCCTCAAACGTCCGACATCAACGCAATCGCCTCAACCATAACCAGCGCATcgcttcatctcatcatggccTCACGAGGCCCCAATGAAGGGTTGCCCAAGCCAGAAGTTGGCGACACCTTGATTGTGATACGTATGTTGATCCTCTCTCCTCCCGTTCTTTGTCTATAGTATCCTCTGATACTGATTTCGTTTCCCAACCCTGCAGATGATTTCCAGGCTCGAAGCTCCGATGAACTCAGTCTTGCGAAGGGAGACCGAGTTGAACTCATAGAACGAGACGACGagtttggtgatggatgGTTCCTTGGCCGTCATCTGGTCAACAATAATAATGGGCTCTTTCCTGAAGGTTGGTTAAAAACGGTGTTCTATACCCCACGGCGAGAACATTGATTGACACTTGGCAGTTTACACTAGGCCAGCCCCAAGAAATATTCCCACAAGCACTTTCAGTGTTTCGAAGGCCCAGACTGCTCAGCAAGAACAGGCTCAGGACTCGAGCGCCGATACAGGTACCAAAGAAGAGAACGAGTTGCAACAACCACAAACTAGGAACCCTGTGACATTACCTCTCAATAACGTCAAATCCGAACCCTCACTGGTGCCGAGCGAGCCACCTGTCTTGCCCGCCTTGAGCCAACTAACGACTCAGAATCAGGACAGCCCTGTCTTGCATGAAACGCTGACTGTTATTGACGAGCACATTACCGATTTACGATCACCAGCGAGCAATGGCGGACTCCGAGCGATAGCGAACGATTCTGGAAGCGAATACAGCAGCACCCATCCCGACCAACGAGCATCATACATACAAGGTGAAGAGactgacgaagaagaggagggttTTCATACGCGAGACGAAGTCGAATCGTGGTCTCCCGATGATGTTGCCGAATATCTCTTTACTTCGGGAGTCGAAAAGCACCACTGCGAGGTCTTTAGGGACCAAGAGATATCCGGTGAGGTTATCCTTGGTATGGATCAGAGCTCACTGTTCATCAAGGCATTCGATCTTGGGTCTGTCGGCCGGCGCCTCAAGACTTGGCACAAAATCAAGGCACTTCAGGATGAAGTGAGTAACCAAGGCTTGGAGACACGGCGTACAACACAAACCTTTGGAAACGATGGTTCAGAAGAAGGCCGTAGATCTCGGAGCCGAGCAAACACCCTGACCAATCGGCCCACTTCTATTCAGACCAGGCGACTCTCCTTATCGCAGAATACGCCAAAGGCATCTCCGACATTTGGAGGATCTCATGCGCAAGAGAGCTCTAACCGCGCTAGTCATATCAAGCGGCCATCCGCGGCGTCGATCAGAGAATTGAACCATTCGCGTCGACACTCTTCGTCGACTGACTTTCGCCAAGCTGGCCCTGCGACGGCAAGCCCAGCCGTTCCCGTTCCTAGGATCGCGACATCGGGTACTTTCCCCGGAAGCGAGACTGCCCATAAAAAGCAACCATCATTTGACAGAAATTGGACCCTAGGCAACGCTTATTCGCAACCCCCCCAGCGACCCCTTTCTTCAACTGGCCTTCAGGATCTACTTAGCCCATCGGGAGCAGAAGCACAGGATTCTAGTGTCGACGCTGATCGGGGTTACTTCTCTGGAACAGAGGTGGatgggaggaagagaaacttGTTGCGAAAGCGCGACAGCAATGCTGAATCGAGAAAGTCAAGTTATGCCGAAGAGCAAAGGGTTAGAAGCGCCACAGCTATGGCACGACAGTCAAGATTCGGTAGCGTGGGGTCTATTGCGGAAGGGGGTATCTCGTCAGCAGCTCAAAAGTACTACGGTATTCAGTCTGGCGCTCATAGGAGAACTGCGTCAGCCGCTTCGGAATCAACGATGAACATGCCACCACCCAATGATGTTCCTTCACCCACCGTCACCAAACTGGACACTTCGGTCAGTTCCGCTCGCTCAACCGCCTCACCTATGACATCGAGACATCAAGGTTTCAACTCGGACTGGCTGTCGTCAATGGTAAACAAACCCATTGCCCTGGCTGGAGGAAAAGGTATGCGGGCCATATCTGATAACCTTAGCCTTGACCGATCGAAGGCGTCAACTCCAACGGACTCATCGAACAAAGATTTCTTGGTTGACTCACCTGCGCGAACCGGCTCGACAACTCCATCAGGTGGAGCAAGCTTCGATCTTGAATCGCCCGACACTGCCAAGAGTCCCAGCACTCCCGTAACCCAGGTCAACAAGAAGGCtggcaagaagagcaagaaggaaACGAGCGCATACACCCGTGGGCTGCTCAAAATCTCGCCAAAGGAAGCAAGCAAAGATGCCGATTATAGTGgctggatgaggaagaagagttcCAACCTCATGACAACCTGGAAGCCtcgtttctttgttctcaaggGCCGGCGGCTGGCTTATTATTACTCAGAAGATGACGACCAGGAAAAGGGACTCATCGATATCTCGTTTCACCGAGTTCTACCAGCAGACAATGAAAAACTCACAGGTCTTCATGCTACGATCACAAGCCTTGGGGGTCAATCGATGCCTGCGTCCCAGAATAGCGATGATAACTTAGAAAAGGGAGATGACTctatcttcatcttcaagctggtTCCTCCCCGAGCTGGTCTCTCCAGGGCTGTGAACTTCACAAAGCCAACCGTTCACTACTTCGCTGTTCCCAATTTAAAGCAAGGTCGTTTATGGATGGCGGCCTTGATGAAGGCGACAATTGATCGAGATGATACGAAACCCATCACTACGACGTACCAGCAGAAGACAATCTCTCTTTCTAAAGCCAAGCAGATGCGTCATCGCCCACCGGCTCTGATGAACCTCGACGAAGGGGCCGAAGAGGACGCTGGCACGGCCCGAAAGGAAACCAACGGCCTGGGAATTTCATACGACGAGGCTGACAGCGGTGTTTCTGGCGTCGACAAACTCGCGGGCCAAAAggctgaagaagccaagTCAAACCTCGAGCCCGAGAAAGAGCAAGAGAACCTACAGGCAGCTTGATCGATGCCATGCACACGacattacttataaatttcTTTCTAATCGGTGTGAGGCGTATCTGGCCTTTCCCTAACAAAACTTCCCTTACACATTTTCCCACACCCCCTTCTCATATAGAAGCTtaatccttttcttttcttttcttttctttttacttgATACCTCGGGCGCAGGGGGAAACTGGAAATCTCAATAAGATATGGTGATGAAACAAACAGATGCGGATggaatgcaatgcaatggaAAGTGGAGGAGAATCTCAGCTCATCCCTTTGGTAGTGGATATGCACGGGCCGAGACTGGCGAACAAGAACGAACAAGACTGTCATGTTACAAGagacaatgatgatgaggacggcTTTTGTTACTGGCATTTTTACAAACATGAAAGTCTTGAGGATGATTTGCTGAGCTGGAGAAAATGAGCGTCCCTCTGGACGGCGTCCGTGTTGGTAGCTTGAAATCCTGTTTTTCTCGTGGTCATAATGTGAACGAAGATCCTTACATTTGAGTGACACAAACCTATTGCAATCGAGAGCACCCTGGGGTGGATGGAGATTTTCTGCTGAGCAGAGAATACGGTTTGAGCTGAGGGCGCGCAATTAAGCTCTGAAGTTCACATAGTCTCGCGCAGATAAATTGAATGCAAAAAAAAGGTTCATGAAATATCGAATTGGAAGACGATCGCTTGCTCTAGAGGTATAtgagacaagagaagaaagaggcatCAATGGCCCCAACAAGAAACTCCATATACCTTTTTGGATCAAGCTTCTTCGCTCGACATGTGACCCTATCATGAAAAGGATGCCCTAAAGCATAAAGGGTCGTTTGCTTTGGGACGTTAGAGCCTTAGTAAAATAAGTCCAGCGCCCCTGGGTCGTATCCGTCGTTAGACCATCCAAACGCCATGAAAAGCATTGTACCCTACTCTAGTATTCCACTACCTCTTTCTAACCTCCGCGGtatccttgaacttgactcTGGTCAATCCAGAGATAGCAGCTCAACGATTGCAACAGCTGCCACATCAAAATCTCGATCTCAAACTTTCTGGTTCATACCCGTCAGAAGCTGCCGAATGGATTTCATGAGGTGCAGCTCGATCCCTTCGAAGTTTCCAACAGCCTCGCCCTCACCAGGTGGTGGGACAATGCTAGCGTCTGCTATGCCGAGTACTCGGTCAATAGCGGACAACGTGACAGCCTCCGCTTTGGCCTCGCCAAGCTTTGGGTTGAGAGCTTTGACAGAGACATCCTTGAAGCCATTAATGGACGCGAGAACTTTGGCGTCAAAGAAAGGCATCGTCTCGGCAGCGGGAGGGGAGCCAGAAGAGGCGGGTCCAGGCGTGGGACTCTTTGATTTCATATAGGCATCAACAACCTGGCGGATGCCTTTCATGCAAATCGTCTCCATTTTGTCGTTCTCGGTCGCATCTTTTTTAAGGCCGATGCAGCGGTTGAGTGCTGACATGACAATCCCTTCGGCTTTGGGGTTACGAGCCTTCTTAAGGTTTTCTATCAGGCCACTCTTCAGCTTGACAACCGCAGCGAGCAACTTGGGCTCAATGGCATAGCGGGCTGCGGGAGACGCTGTTGAAACCGACGGGGTGCGGTTCGCAGGAGTCGCAGGCTGTTGTTGCGCCTGTGGCGGTCCTGATCCAGGCACAGTCTTTGCGGCGGCAGTCAGAGGCACTGAGGGATGgggatgctgctgctgctgcgcaaGCGGTGCACCAGCAGGAGCAGCTGCAGCATTGGCGTGCCCTTCCTCGCTCTTGATCGGTGTGTTTGCTGGCGGTGGTGGCCGTGGTGCGTATGGGGAACTGTAAGCACCCTGCGGCGGCACCCCAAGCTGTGGGCGCGCAAGGGCTGGCGGAGGTCCGTAACCTGGTGGTAGCTGGGCTGGCGCTGGCGGTTGTGATGCCACCCCTACTGGAGCTGGTTGGCCAggcgttggtggtgatgcagatgcacCATATGGCTGCGCTGGCCGCCCTGGCTGCGTCTGCTGTGCCGCATATGCTGGCATATGATAACCTGGAGGTGCTTGGCCAGGGGGGTAGCCAGTAGCTCCAGGTGCCATATGCTGGGCATTGTAGGCATACGGAGCTGGATATTGGCCATACACGTGTGTTGCTGCACGGTCTGGCGACGatgcctttctcttcttgccaGCATCGAGTTCAACACCTGGAACACGAGACCAAAGGTTCGTAGTCTCATCTTTTCTGAAAGCCTCATTTCCAATAAGATTATGGCGCACACTGCTTTCCCAACCTTTCGTTTCTGTATGGAAGTAGAACCAGGGATATCTCTGACAAATGCGCTTGTAAATCTGTTTGAGCGTAAGACCGTCCGGTCCAGCCGCGGTAAGAGTTTCGTCGATAAGCACGCCATAGTTCTTGTTTGGCTTTTGGAGCTGTTCTTCTGTGTAGTCCTCGATTTTGAGCTCCAAGGGAGGGGATTTTGGTCgagctttcttctccttcttttctcttgctCGCCTCTCTGCATCTGAGCCTTCGGCACCGTCCTCCCGAGGCTTGCGAGGTTTATACTTGCGTTTTTCTGGTCTCTCCGAAGATCCCTCTGGTAAAGGATGTTTTCGGGGCCGTCCAACCTTACGTTTGATCGGCGGCTCTACTGGAGGTGCCTGTGGCAGGGTCTTCTTGGCAATctcttgctgttgcttcttcagcagccGCTGCTCCCGTTTTGACATAAAGCCATTCTTGGGTGGCCTGCCAGGTCCCCTCTTTTTGGGTAATTGAGGCACCAAATTTCCTTGATGCGGGCCAAGCATGCCATCCTGCTTCAATCCGGAGTCTGCTCCAGCAATTGTCATGTCATCGATGTCCATGTCCAtatccatgtccatgtccatgtccattTCTGCATCCATTTCACCATctgcctcctcttccatatcggcttcagccttggcttcctttTCTTGGACTGTCTCCACTGTTTGGATGGCTGCtggctcctcatcttcatcgccgtCACCAAAGTCAGGAGACTCAGGTGGGCTGGCCACATCAGACAGTTCATCGCTCGTATCCTGGATTTCGCCGTTACCATGTGCAGACTCGAAGTCGAAACTCATCTCCTTTCCGCCTTGGGCGTGTCGCTTTTTGAGGGTCATGGCGGGTTCTTCCTCGATATCCTCCTCGGCACCCGTTCGGCCCCTCTCAACTCCATTTATGAGAAATCGGAAGTCGACGTCTTTTATCTGCAATCGATCGCCGCATCGCAGGACGAGCTTTTCACGATTGTAGTGCACATCCTCACAGAAGAACCCATTCTTATGAAGGGGTATAGCTTCGAAGACACCCATGTCTTGATTGTATGCGATCTTCAAATGCTCCCGGGAAATAGCTTTCGTCTTGGAGGCAATGTTTGGACCTGGTGAGTGAATACCAATGAACGGAACATGGTATGGCGAGGGACGCAGAGAGCCTAAATCAACTGCTGCAGCGCCAGGCGTATGAGAAACATATTGTCGGTTAGAAATCATGTTTTCCTGAGCTTGTGCTGCTGCTTCATCCAAGTCGTGCTGTGATGACCCTTGTGTACTCGTTTTACGCCTTTTTGTAGGTCGGGGGTTTTCCCCAGTATCTGATTCGGGACCCAGCATACCTCCCTCTTCACTGACATAGGATTTGCTGAACTTGCTTCGATCTGGATGTATCGGGGAAGGTGGTGGGAGACCTAGGTGTACGTTCTCTTCAGTACGTCGCCTGTACTCTTCGGCGCGTCTTTCGTCACGGCGTGCCTGCTCCAGTGCACGCTGATCTCGTCCAATTATGACAGCATAGGTGGTCATCTGAAATACGCTGTCGGCAAATTCAATACGTGCAAAGGattcaagagccttgtgAGAATCTGATTGGCGCGTCGAATTTGTCGGGGCGATGCCTTGGAAAGACTCGTCTAACGGGTTAGGCAAAGTGACTTGAGCTGGAGTGACTGTGGGAGGTGGTGACATGGCTGTGGCTGCCCCTGACATTGTAGCCAGTGCCATCATCATGTAAGCATGCTGGTTGATGGTAGGCATCGATGTTGCAGCATAAGGTGTCGACGGCGCAAATTGCTCTCCCAAGTTGTCGGCCTGCATCTGTAGCTGCAAGGGTGTAgattgttgagcttgatcaaCATTTAATGTTACAGCCGCATCGTGAGGGGTTGAAGCATCAAGCATGGTGCGATCACCAGAGTTAGCAATCACATGGACTGAGGCCGCGGTGCTCGATGGCATCTCTGGCTGTTGCTGCGATGTTGATTTGGTAGCATTAGCAGCTGTAGGAGGAGCGCTCGGAACGCCGCGAGTCGAGGGTGGCGTAGATGGTGAAGGTCGAGAGTCTGACACTTTCGCTAGGGCAGACGATGCTGGTTCTTGGTCAGGGGTTGCGGCCTTTGGTGCAAGAGCAGCCGAGGGTTCTTCGGGCGATGGATTTGATGCGATTATTGGAGGGGGAGCAGATGCAGTTGGGACGATGGCTGTCGAGGGAGGCGCGGGGGTGGATGTGGAAGTTGAGTTTGAAGGGTTGGCAGTCTTGGCCCTAGTCGAAGAGGCAGAAACCCCAGCAGAGTTTCCGTTTGAATTTGGGCTTGAAGTTTCAATTGGGGCAGAAGTAGAAGCAGAAGGCGTTGGGAGTTTGGCCGGTGCCGAGTCAGCAACTTTTGAGTCGCGGTTTTCATCGTTGCTCGTCGGTGAATGCAAATTCGCGTTTATCTTTGTCGCAGACGAATTGGGAGTCACATTTGATGGAGTCGCAGCTGGTGAAGACGCagcttgtggttgtggttgtggttgtgttcttgtttctgcttctgtttctgttgaTGTCGTTGTCACGGTCCTGGATGCGACAGCCTGGGGATCTCTGTCGGTACCCAGGCTGTTCTGCAGGCCATTCAGGCCAGCAATGGACGAAGTCATCGCTGCTCGTGCGACCAGCTCCTTCGTCACTTCGCCCTCACCTCAGGGTGTAATCCAGAAGGTATCGACGTTGGCTGGAGACGGGGAAAATAAAACCTAAGGTTCAAGCGGGCGAGGCTTTCTGGGTCCTTTGAGCCGCGATAACTGAGATGGTCCGGGCGGGCAAGGCTGCACGTTTTGATAGGTCAGCTGTGGGGCTTCCTTCCTTCACAGACCCCGAGTCTCCTCTTACTTGCTAGATTGGCGGTTGACCGCGATGTTTTGCGCCGCTAGTACG is from Fusarium musae strain F31 chromosome 4, whole genome shotgun sequence and encodes:
- a CDS encoding hypothetical protein (EggNog:ENOG41) — encoded protein: MASRGPNEGLPKPEVGDTLIVIHDFQARSSDELSLAKGDRVELIERDDEFGDGWFLGRHLVNNNNGLFPEVYTRPAPRNIPTSTFSVSKAQTAQQEQAQDSSADTGTKEENELQQPQTRNPVTLPLNNVKSEPSLVPSEPPVLPALSQLTTQNQDSPVLHETLTVIDEHITDLRSPASNGGLRAIANDSGSEYSSTHPDQRASYIQGEETDEEEEGFHTRDEVESWSPDDVAEYLFTSGVEKHHCEVFRDQEISGEVILGMDQSSLFIKAFDLGSVGRRLKTWHKIKALQDEVSNQGLETRRTTQTFGNDGSEEGRRSRSRANTLTNRPTSIQTRRLSLSQNTPKASPTFGGSHAQESSNRASHIKRPSAASIRELNHSRRHSSSTDFRQAGPATASPAVPVPRIATSGTFPGSETAHKKQPSFDRNWTLGNAYSQPPQRPLSSTGLQDLLSPSGAEAQDSSVDADRGYFSGTEVDGRKRNLLRKRDSNAESRKSSYAEEQRVRSATAMARQSRFGSVGSIAEGGISSAAQKYYGIQSGAHRRTASAASESTMNMPPPNDVPSPTVTKLDTSVSSARSTASPMTSRHQGFNSDWLSSMVNKPIALAGGKGMRAISDNLSLDRSKASTPTDSSNKDFLVDSPARTGSTTPSGGASFDLESPDTAKSPSTPVTQVNKKAGKKSKKETSAYTRGLLKISPKEASKDADYSGWMRKKSSNLMTTWKPRFFVLKGRRLAYYYSEDDDQEKGLIDISFHRVLPADNEKLTGLHATITSLGGQSMPASQNSDDNLEKGDDSIFIFKLVPPRAGLSRAVNFTKPTVHYFAVPNLKQGRLWMAALMKATIDRDDTKPITTTYQQKTISLSKAKQMRHRPPALMNLDEGAEEDAGTARKETNGLGISYDEADSGVSGVDKLAGQKAEEAKSNLEPEKEQENLQAA